A window from Mycobacterium saskatchewanense encodes these proteins:
- a CDS encoding alpha/beta fold hydrolase, with the protein MNSITTTDGVEIYYKDWGSGQPIVFSHGWPLSADDWDTQMLFFLRHGYRVIAHDRRGHGRSSQTGDGHDMDHYADDLAALTTHLDLHDAVHVGHSTGGGEVVRYLARHGESRVAKAALLSSVPPLMVQSEANPGGQPKEAFDALQAQLAANRSTFYRDLASGPFYGFNRPGVEASEAIVANWWRQGMMGGAKAHYDGIVAFSQTDFTEDLRKITAPVLVMHGDDDQIVPYADSGPLTARLLRNGHLKTYPGFPHGMPTVHADVINADLLEFIRQ; encoded by the coding sequence ATGAACAGCATCACGACGACCGACGGTGTCGAGATCTACTACAAGGACTGGGGCTCCGGTCAGCCGATCGTGTTCAGCCACGGGTGGCCGCTGTCGGCCGACGACTGGGACACCCAGATGCTGTTCTTCCTCCGGCACGGGTACCGGGTGATCGCTCACGATCGACGGGGCCACGGACGGTCCAGCCAGACCGGTGACGGTCACGACATGGACCACTATGCCGATGATCTCGCGGCCCTGACCACTCACCTCGATCTGCACGACGCCGTCCACGTGGGTCATTCCACCGGGGGCGGCGAAGTGGTGCGCTACCTGGCGCGCCACGGGGAAAGCCGGGTCGCCAAGGCGGCGCTGTTGAGTTCGGTGCCTCCGTTGATGGTCCAATCCGAGGCGAACCCCGGCGGGCAGCCGAAGGAGGCGTTCGACGCGTTGCAGGCGCAGCTGGCCGCCAATCGGTCGACGTTCTACCGCGACTTGGCTTCCGGACCGTTCTACGGATTCAATCGGCCGGGCGTGGAAGCCTCGGAGGCGATCGTCGCCAACTGGTGGCGGCAAGGCATGATGGGCGGCGCCAAGGCGCATTACGACGGGATCGTCGCGTTCTCCCAGACCGACTTCACCGAGGATCTCAGGAAAATCACGGCGCCGGTGCTGGTCATGCACGGCGACGACGATCAGATCGTGCCGTACGCCGACTCCGGGCCGTTGACGGCGCGGCTCCTCCGCAACGGGCACCTGAAGACGTATCCGGGTTTCCCCCACGGCATGCCGACCGTCCACGCCGACGTCATCAACGCCGACCTGTTGGAGTTCATCCGGCAATGA
- a CDS encoding MBL fold metallo-hydrolase: MTSLELAGGGTADFTEGAVYFIGNATTLIRFGGLTILTDPAFLHKGEHVYLGHGIWARREVEPACQIADLPPIDLIVLSHYHGDHFDDVAARELDKTLPIVSTADAVDKLQALGFQHGHPLDTWESLEVRKGDATLTVTAMPAKHAAEETVDELLMPVNGHLLDFGRSGDLLYRLYITGDTMLVDSLEDIPRRYPDIDLGLIHTGGTTFLVTVVTMTGEQGVRAVEITKPRTAIPIHYNDFSVFLSGLDDFKKAAESSSTATKFVYLSHGETYTFTPTG; encoded by the coding sequence ATGACATCCCTGGAGCTTGCCGGCGGCGGGACCGCGGACTTCACCGAGGGTGCCGTCTACTTCATCGGCAATGCCACGACGTTGATCCGTTTCGGCGGGCTGACGATCCTGACCGATCCGGCCTTTCTGCACAAAGGCGAGCATGTGTACCTGGGCCACGGGATCTGGGCGCGTCGCGAGGTCGAGCCGGCCTGCCAGATCGCCGACTTGCCACCGATCGACCTGATCGTGTTATCGCATTACCACGGAGACCATTTCGATGACGTCGCCGCCCGGGAGCTCGATAAGACACTGCCCATCGTGTCGACGGCCGACGCGGTCGACAAGCTGCAAGCCCTCGGCTTCCAGCACGGGCACCCCCTGGACACGTGGGAATCCCTCGAGGTCCGCAAAGGCGACGCGACGCTGACGGTCACCGCCATGCCGGCCAAGCACGCCGCCGAGGAGACGGTCGATGAGCTGCTCATGCCCGTCAACGGCCACCTGCTCGACTTCGGCCGCAGCGGTGATCTGCTGTATCGGCTGTACATCACCGGGGACACCATGCTCGTCGACAGCCTCGAGGACATCCCCCGCCGCTACCCCGACATCGACCTCGGCCTCATTCACACCGGTGGCACGACATTCCTCGTCACCGTCGTCACGATGACGGGCGAGCAGGGGGTGCGGGCGGTCGAAATCACCAAGCCCCGCACCGCCATTCCGATCCACTACAACGACTTCTCGGTGTTCTTGTCGGGACTCGACGACTTCAAGAAGGCGGCCGAATCATCGAGCACAGCAACTAAATTCGTGTACCTGAGCCACGGCGAGACCTACACATTCACCCCCACCGGGTGA
- a CDS encoding nuclear transport factor 2 family protein, whose product MTEPRPPFPPYDPESALIKVQAAEDAWNTCDPHKVSLAYTPDSAWRNRDQFVTGRDQIVEFLTAKWERELDYSLRKSLWDFHGNRIAVRFQYECHDVAGQWWRSYGNELWEFDDNGLMRRREASINDVRIDESERRYFGPRPESERGPGHDFPLR is encoded by the coding sequence ATGACTGAGCCCCGCCCACCATTTCCCCCGTACGACCCGGAGTCGGCGCTGATCAAGGTCCAGGCCGCCGAGGATGCGTGGAACACCTGCGACCCCCACAAGGTCAGCCTGGCGTACACGCCCGACAGCGCCTGGCGCAACCGCGACCAGTTCGTCACCGGCCGGGACCAGATCGTGGAGTTTCTCACCGCCAAGTGGGAGCGGGAACTCGACTACTCGCTGCGCAAGAGCCTGTGGGACTTCCACGGCAACCGGATCGCGGTGCGCTTCCAGTACGAGTGCCACGACGTCGCCGGCCAGTGGTGGCGCAGCTACGGCAACGAGCTGTGGGAGTTCGACGACAACGGGCTGATGCGGCGACGCGAGGCGAGCATCAACGACGTCCGCATCGACGAGTCCGAACGCCGCTACTTCGGCCCGCGGCCCGAGAGCGAACGCGGCCCGGGCCACGACTTCCCCCTGCGCTGA
- a CDS encoding pyridoxamine 5'-phosphate oxidase family protein yields the protein MSKHYGAIAFTDDVRAVQRRYGSEAFYDRKRLAGKASPGRDPLTTTERDYLAERDSFYVATVSETGWPYVQFRGGPRGFLRVLDEHTVGWADFRGNLQYISTGNLAGQDRVAIIAVDYPHRRRLKLFGHARVVTAEDDPQLTSALTDPAYEAAVERAVVVDVDAFDWNCPQHITPRYTAAELEAALAPVREQLAALQAENARLRSEIPASQ from the coding sequence ATGAGCAAGCACTACGGCGCCATAGCGTTCACCGACGACGTCCGCGCCGTCCAGCGTCGCTACGGCAGCGAAGCCTTCTACGACCGCAAGCGCCTGGCCGGTAAGGCGTCGCCCGGCCGCGACCCGCTGACCACGACCGAGCGGGACTATCTGGCCGAGCGAGACAGCTTCTACGTCGCCACCGTCAGCGAGACTGGTTGGCCCTATGTCCAATTCCGCGGCGGTCCAAGGGGTTTCCTGCGCGTCTTGGACGAGCACACGGTCGGGTGGGCCGACTTCCGCGGCAACCTGCAATACATCAGCACCGGCAACCTGGCCGGCCAGGACCGCGTCGCCATCATCGCCGTCGACTACCCACATCGCCGGCGCCTCAAGCTCTTCGGCCACGCGAGGGTCGTCACCGCCGAGGATGACCCGCAACTGACCTCGGCCCTGACGGATCCCGCCTACGAGGCCGCCGTGGAGCGCGCCGTCGTCGTCGACGTCGACGCATTCGACTGGAACTGTCCGCAGCACATCACGCCCAGGTACACCGCCGCCGAGCTCGAAGCGGCGCTGGCGCCGGTGCGAGAACAGCTGGCGGCCCTGCAGGCCGAAAACGCCAGACTGCGCAGCGAGATTCCCGCGTCGCAGTGA
- a CDS encoding cysteine hydrolase yields MTPLTYHPSDTAVVVIDPQNDVLSPTGKSWEVLKDSVVENKTVEHLVDIFTAAKAGGFTVFISPHYFYPTDHGWLFNGPLESDELRTNTFARTGPLRLDGLAGSGADWLDRLRSFIEDPATVVASPHKVWGPQTNDLVLQLRKRGISKVVLCGMLANICVESHLRDLLEQGFQVAVVRDATAGPRHPAWGDGYQAALVNYAFLAHAVPYTEDVVEAMKAQRP; encoded by the coding sequence ATGACACCTCTGACATACCACCCCTCCGACACGGCCGTCGTCGTCATCGATCCCCAGAACGACGTGCTGAGCCCTACCGGCAAGAGCTGGGAGGTGTTGAAAGACAGCGTCGTCGAGAACAAGACGGTCGAGCATCTCGTCGACATCTTCACCGCCGCGAAGGCCGGCGGCTTCACCGTCTTCATCTCTCCGCACTACTTCTATCCGACCGACCACGGCTGGCTGTTCAACGGTCCGCTGGAATCCGATGAGCTGCGCACCAACACGTTCGCGCGCACCGGCCCCCTGCGCCTGGACGGCCTGGCCGGTTCGGGCGCCGACTGGCTCGACCGGCTCAGGTCGTTCATCGAGGACCCGGCGACCGTGGTGGCGAGCCCCCACAAGGTGTGGGGCCCGCAGACCAACGACCTGGTGCTGCAGCTGCGCAAGCGAGGGATCAGCAAGGTCGTCCTGTGCGGCATGCTCGCCAACATCTGCGTGGAGTCCCATCTCCGGGATCTGCTCGAGCAAGGGTTCCAGGTGGCCGTCGTCCGTGACGCCACGGCCGGCCCCCGCCACCCGGCCTGGGGCGACGGATACCAGGCCGCGTTGGTCAACTACGCGTTCCTGGCCCACGCCGTCCCGTACACAGAAGACGTCGTCGAAGCCATGAAGGCCCAACGCCCCTAA
- a CDS encoding LysR family transcriptional regulator, with product MELRQLEAFVAVATELHFGRAAQKLHMGQPTLSDLVRRLEREVGASLLTRTTRRVALTAAGAELLKRAKVILDEVASASAAVHRLADGEAGTVRVGITPPVAPVLAPHLAAALREEAPDVDLVVRRMWLHDVERAVADGAVDVAITCGIVPDPPGVVGEVFCGEPLLVGVRPNHPLAECDSVPLAALADQTLGIHSEALFPAWTLAQRQALAAAGVSPPTVELADSDLSACHWEAQADVDWILTTASIAGADMTTPIRPASPTQLVPYTLQWNPDRATTAAVGRFVHLALTVEMPSGWVTQPDHLRHGHG from the coding sequence GTGGAGTTGAGGCAGCTGGAAGCGTTCGTCGCGGTAGCCACCGAGCTGCACTTCGGCCGGGCGGCGCAGAAGCTCCACATGGGCCAGCCGACGCTGAGCGACCTGGTGCGGCGCCTGGAGCGCGAGGTGGGCGCATCGCTGCTGACACGCACCACGCGCCGGGTGGCCCTGACGGCCGCGGGGGCCGAGTTGCTCAAGCGCGCCAAGGTGATCCTCGACGAGGTTGCCTCCGCGTCGGCGGCGGTGCACCGGTTGGCCGACGGCGAGGCGGGCACCGTGCGCGTGGGCATCACGCCGCCCGTCGCGCCGGTGCTGGCACCTCACCTCGCGGCGGCCCTGCGCGAGGAGGCACCGGACGTCGACCTCGTCGTGCGCCGCATGTGGTTGCACGACGTCGAGCGCGCTGTGGCCGACGGCGCGGTCGACGTGGCGATCACCTGCGGTATCGTTCCCGACCCGCCGGGGGTCGTTGGCGAGGTGTTCTGCGGTGAGCCCCTGTTGGTTGGCGTGCGGCCCAACCACCCACTCGCCGAATGCGATTCGGTGCCGCTGGCCGCGCTTGCCGACCAGACGCTCGGCATCCACAGTGAGGCGCTCTTCCCGGCGTGGACGCTGGCCCAGCGCCAGGCGCTGGCGGCGGCCGGGGTCTCGCCGCCCACCGTCGAGCTCGCGGACTCGGATCTTTCGGCGTGCCACTGGGAGGCCCAGGCGGACGTCGACTGGATTCTCACCACGGCATCGATCGCCGGCGCCGACATGACGACCCCGATTCGTCCCGCGTCTCCGACCCAACTGGTGCCGTACACGTTGCAATGGAACCCCGATCGGGCCACCACCGCGGCCGTCGGCCGCTTCGTGCACCTGGCGCTCACCGTCGAAATGCCCTCGGGCTGGGTGACCCAGCCCGACCACCTGCGGCACGGCCACGGCTGA